Part of the Archocentrus centrarchus isolate MPI-CPG fArcCen1 chromosome 4, fArcCen1, whole genome shotgun sequence genome is shown below.
GCCACCAGGTTAACCCGGATATTACGTGAAGCAACTTCTTTAGCCAAGGAGCGAGTGAAGCCCTCTAAACCAGCTTTACTGGCGCTGTAGACACACTGACCAGAGTTTCCTTTTAGGCCCACAACAGAGCCTGCAGACATGATACAGAAATACATTAAGATGACATTCATGCTCCTATTTAATATGAATCAAAATCAAATTGCATTACTCCAGTGTGGCGGGTAAAGAATTTGTGACTCTGTTATTAATTTATGTCTTATGATTTAATAGATTTTCTTTGCAAAGAagtataaacacaataaacctCGAGGGAGAATTTACATTAATATTATTGTAGTCACGCTTGCGTTTTCACATTCTGGTTTGATTTTCTTACAGCGTGCAGTCAGTCTAATGCTATTTAATGCCTGCGGTCTCAGGTGCTGGAGGTGTTCTGGATTACAGCAAAGCCCTTCTAGAAGCAAATCTCACCACTCAGCAGCCATCTTGAAGCACCTCCGGGCAGTTACTTTGATATAACTAagttaactttaatttcagtggtcaTAGAGACACAAAACCAGCCCGCTGAGATGACCGCAGAGCAAACTTTGCTTTTGCCTGCAGCATCAGAGACTAACAAACCGACCGAGAAGGCcggctctgtgattggctgcaaaccTGTGAAGCTGTGGCGGAGAGGAGGTCACTCAACAAACTTTTATGCATTGTGGATAACCCTCgaccaccctctgcaccacttactgAAAAGGCAGCAGAGAACTTCCTCTAACAGACTGATTCAGGAAATCTTTTCCTCATGCAACGATGTTTTACAACTCAACACATCTGTTTAGCAGAGAGTCATCTGTTCTCTCACCTCACAGCTTGATTTCAAACATGCATTGTTCACTACACTTCACAATCTGCTGTGCCACTTTTATGTCATCTGCCATCAACTGTGCTTGTTTTCTGCTACATTTAGtactttattctattttattatgtttctctttattttatgaAGCTATATATGGAGACATTATTCAGTTATTAGACTGTATATTTTCTAGCTTTTCTTTAGCCTGTTGAGCCACTTTTTTCACAaagtatttaattattttatgtacCAACACAACAAATAACCAAAAAGAGAAAACCTGGAGGATTAAAAAAAGTCTACTTGCACAACAATCTTTTCTTCCATGGATTTCAATTCaggattttctctctttctcataaTGTATCTGATTacaatgacacaaaaaaaaacaaaccctcaAAACTTTTAAGCTCCAGAAACATGTGGTGTGCATTCAGGAAAGGTGAGTACCTGATTTTATTTGGGCTAACATGAGCAAATAAATACAACTATGCTCATTAAAGGGCACACTAAAGTGAAACTATAAAAGCAGTAACACTGCCACCTAGTGGCTAAGATGAAGCCACACCACTAATCTGAGCTATTAATTACCTATATTGATGATAGCTGCTCCTTGGCTGTGCAACATGCTGCGCAGTGCTGCCCTGCATGTCAGCATGGAGCCCAGCAGGTTGGTGTGAAGCAGAGACACCATGTCCTCCGGTTTGGTCCTCACTAGCAGACCATCCCTGagcaaacacacaacagcaatATATGCAGGAGTTCAGCAGTCAAGTCTTCTATGAAAAATATcaatttatatacagtatatgcccTTAAATACTTTTGCAAATCCAGCAGAGAATCAGGAGAGGTGTCCACTTCTGTGTTTGCTCACCTGTTGATGCCGGCTGCATTCACAAGATAGGAGATGTTTCCACAGGTCTTCTGGATTGTTTCGAAGGTTTTCTGCACCTCCTGCTCCTTAGAGATGTCACAGCTGAAAGCCATGTGATCATCTAGAGAGGACACACACCAGATCTACTGTGACAACACTGTTCATAACAGCTAAAGGGCCTCAAAGTCTACACTGAAAGCCGTATGGGTACAGCTTCCGAATGTGACTTAAACCTGCAGTCCTTCTAATAGCCAACAGGGTTGAAGAAGAAGTCTGATTatatagaagtctatgagaaagCTACCTTATTTCTAACTTggtttatgacctcagtaagAACTAGACTAAGATAAAGTAAGTAGAGGGCCATGTATCAATTCATATTTCAgcctttaaaagatttttttggtgcctgtttcttttattttaggtCTATTTCATGTGTGACCTATGGTCTAATCTTCTTTCATTTCACAGAATGCATTATTAGATCTACTCTTGCGCATCGCCATAGTTTGAGGCTGGCAGGAAAATGGATGCACGCTGCCAACACACATTTGCTTTTGTGATAAAGAGATTCAATTTATTAAAGTTTATTATTATGTGCATACAGTGCTTAACGAATTTATTAGCTCCAAACCCAATATCCTAAATTAACAGCATCGGTAATTaccaaattaattaattatatttgtgcaatggttaatccaccagtacgttttcttgtttttatgactggTGCtataataaatttgttaagctcTGTAAATGACACACAGTACAGCACCATACCTCCATGCAGCGATGCCACAGTTGCCTGGGCAATGCCTTCGCTCCTGGAGACGACGGCTATCCTGCAGCCTCTTTCTGCCAGCAGGTGAGACACAGCTTTCCCAATGCCTCTGGAGCCCCCACACACTACTGCCAACCTGGACATGATGACCCTGCAGGAGAGGcaacagctctgcacatcacaacacagcacaactaCAACTAAGGAGCAGTGCACAGACTGCAATGCCCAGCAAAGGCTTAGATTACTTCAGGTGGGACGCAGGAGACACATCCCTGCTTCCATTTATCATCTTTATATGTCAATGGCATAGTCTGATTATTGAATGGAAGGTGCTAGGAGGTAGACTTAAGTTACTgatcaaaaataaacacaataaactgcATATCACAGGTTTAACATTTGCATCTTAAGCATTTTATCTGAATGCAATGTTTCCAATTGTCGCTAAGTTAATTCTTAGTGTTAAACTGCTGGTGACTGTTATTTGAGATTCTGTGCCGTCTGGTAATCGCTTCTGGGTTTCAGCAGGGATGCATTCAAGGACTGGCACACAGTTTTTGAGCCACAAGTGTCATCAAGTGTCCTACATTATGTGTGACTGAACAGCATTTTTATCCCTAGTCCCATATTTTGATCAGCTCTGCAGGTACTAAAGTTTAGCCTTTCCAGGGTTCACCCCGCAACCCTggaaaggataagcggaagaagatggagggatggatggagggatggatgggtggataacAACAATtattggaacaaaaaaaaaaaggaatacaaGAGTATAATGAGTCTATCACATAAGAACTGCAGAATTTAATTATAATCTTTCCCCAGTTGGGATCTGGTCACCCTTGTATCGAAGCATAACGCATTTACATGACCAAACTGTACAGTTTTTCCCGTAGGGATAGAGTGTgttggaggcagatgatccgctgtggcgacccctaaagggagcagccgaaagaagatgCACAAACTCGGGAAAAACACGACAATTGAATCCGTTAAACTTTCGCACCCCAGGCAAGTTACTGGTTGCAAAGCACAAGTTAGCCTGTTCTAAATCTGCTTTCTTCACAACACTGGGGTAAAAGACAGACTTCAAAATCCATCTAGGCAAGTATACACGGTCAAAACGATCAAAATATGGGACACTGTCTCAAGATGTGGGACAAAATGCTGAGTAGTCTCATATAAAGTAGAACACCGGATCACCTCAGCGACGCTAAGAGTCGCGCTGTGGTTGTCCGGTAAATATTAATGGTGACTGTAAAGTTTATGCAGCGCTCTGACGCTTACCTTACTTTTCTGTGTCTAACACTCCGTTTGAGAAAGACTGACCACGTGTATGAATTTTATTTACTGAACAAATACAGAATATCAGAGGAGCGGGTGGTCATGGGCGCCGCCATGTTTGCTCTCTACTGTTATTGTGCTGCTCGTCGTTAGTCGGTAGATGGCGCTGTAGACTAGACTGGGATGACTGGACCAgcgctgctttttttttttttttttttttttttttttttgtctttttgttagtttttgttttgtgaaacCCTTTAGACTGacagcaaaataataataaaatgtgctCAAAATTTTTGGGATCTTGTTCAGTATTCCTACAATATTTCTGCAATGTCTCTTTAACATGGAGGTCAGACTTTGAGTCTTTGTGTCTGAAAATTCTTATTTCACATCGATTATTACAGCAATTATCTGTAAGTTGTACCTTAATAAGGATATATATGTTTATACTGGCAGATGCAGACCACAGAGACCTGTACTCAGTAGTTTTATTTCAAAGCTGTACTGTCCAATAGACTTTACACCCCGTGTATACTGAGCCGCTTTGTCGTctgacatttgtttgttttactacATTCAGTAAGCcatttgtattcattttattttgctttattgaatttattgtattatattctgcagcttttattatatttttattatattttcttcacatttttatagtttttaccTTACTGAGCtactttgctttattttagacattttgttatgaattatatttattgtttcagctgctgtaaCACAGGAACCTctcagttttttaaataaataaagcatatCTTTATCTTACTACCAGTAAAATAATATGGTGATTTTTATTTGCAGTTATTCAGTTTCCTCATTATTCCCTTGTGGAAATATGTCTCTCCAGGAAACACAAATCTATcatcagtgcacacacacaaaaaacaaaaaaaaaatcatgttgagACTGGTTGAGTGGCCTTGGCCTACACCTGGACAGTCCATCAGACTGAGAGTTATTCTGTCAGATTGATTTGCTGAAGCTAAATCACATTCATCTCCTCTGCCACAGTGGATGTGTAGCCCTAAGCGCTGTGTATCATACACACAgtgtaaatggaaaaaaaaaaatgcaagcacCACAAACAGTTTAATTTCCTATATATGTGATGACTCTCAACACAGTTTATTAACTGTGTTAGTGTGTAAGAGAGAAACTGGACTGGTTTGGTTTTCAGATTTCCCCAAAGACGCAGAGCTGTTATTCATAAACAAGATCTATGTATGGAGGACCATAACTGACAAAATAGaatgaaattaaataataataataaaaaaggcaacaaaataAAGTAAGATGGCAGTTGTtcatattaggggtgggactttaacgcgttaattttgattaattaattacggggaaaataacaaattaaaaattttaacgcattttaatcacactttgcaccgtggaacgtttctcagtgcacgagttccaggcatacagattatatcgtcgcacaatgtccaaattcaggggctgcatcctttgaAGGACCTGGCCCCAAccccttcgcagcccacgaaggctgcaaaggccggaagtgagcgtctagccttcatatcagcgtcgcctcaCCTCAGCGTagatcatgttgcctagcaaccgtgagtgcaaagcacagctgtgtaaaagcagctggttaaacagagaactaacttttgctccttttagtggtttaattttaattattttattcaaaataagctgttaaaacaagcataacacatttcaacatcaaggaatacagctgagcgaatgattgaTTTCCAATTATATTAAGTGAgaaattaatgttgaataaaactatccagttatgatgcttaactttaatttcaggagtttgcttatcacaggagcacttccgccctttgttggtctgtgtagtcccacccctagttaaTATATAATGGCAAGCATACAcccaccagccactttgttacaCCTGTTCAATGGCTAATTACaataaatatctaatcaaccaatcacatggcaggaaCTCAGTACATTTAGATATGTAGACATGGTAAATacaacctgctgaaattcaaaccaaGTACAGAATGGGGACAAAAggtaatttaagtgactttgaatgtggcagagTTGCTGTTGCCATAAAGTTGTCAGTTAATTTTGGAAGTTCTGGCCCTCCATAGCTCACAGCTCTGTATGTACACAAAGTTCTGACCAGCATGCCAAATGCTTTTATGCTTTCCTAGAACTATTttctctgattgttgggttATTTTTAGATGCTGTCACATCTTCATGTCACAAACACACCTTTACTTTTCTGATATTATTGCACAGAAAATCTTCTCCAAGAAGCCCAGCATGCAACTcctatctgttttttttccaagcacCGTAAAGAGTTCGAGGAGGACTTGATTCCTTTCACTGCATTCACTTGAACCAGCTTACACACCTTGAGCTTAAACATTATCAAGAATTGTTGACCTTGAGGCCTTAATTCGTAAACTCTACACACCCCTCGCAGCTATGAATATTTTACCTGCTCTGTGCACACATGGCTTCGCCTATATTTAAACACACTCCCTACCCAACCTGTAACTCACAGTCCTGTCAGCCTGAAATATTCCTGCAACAGATTTAGCATGTGTGCATAATCTACCGAAGCACAACGAGCCAAGTGGACAGATTATATAACGCACATCCTAGAGTCGGGCACAGTGATTAAAGTACAAGTGTTCCtaacaaaaaccttttttttcccctcttattCCTCCTCACTATAGTCTCATGCTCATATATTGGAGTAACTTAtttccatggaaacccatcctcTGCAGGGAGCTGTGTGCAGCACAATGACCTCTCTGGGTGCTTGTCAGTTCCTGTCAACATTTCCCAGCTGAACACTCAGGGAAGGCTCACCTCTCTTTGCTCTGCTGTAAGTCACAGGAGACGCTCCTTGGCAGCAGCAACCTTTTATTTCTGGAGACAATGATGAACACGTGTGCCGTGCCTTTAACCCgaatacatttaatttgaaaCAAATGCctctttgctgctgttgttactCAGTTTAGTGTATATTGCACTTTATTAATGCAGCtcattaaatgttattttcaatTACGATTTTGGTTTCTTACAATTATGAAATTAAGATTAAataaatgttgttcctctttacGTTTAACAGCAGTGCTCTTATTCTggccctcccacccccaccagGCTTTGAGAGATTTAGTTCAGCTTGAGGCAAGATGACTGAAAAGCAGCCTTTGATCAACAGGAAACAAGTCAgtatttttgaaacattttgattTCAATTAATCAGAGaagacacttttttaaaataaagtggaGCAAATCAAAGCTGCTTTAATAGTCAATGAGTAATCATGTTAAATAGTTATGATTACCTCATTTCCTATTCACGACAGCTCTCTCAGGGCACTTTAATACactcagaaaggaaaaaagtaaaGTGGGCTGAAGTATGAAGCCAACACGTGGccactggaggaactgcaggtttttggCACATCTGTGACTTaatttttcagacccagaatTTTGCACTTTGGGCAGAACCAGACTTAGTGAGGGCATACTTGAGTGGTTGTGTTGAGACAAACACATCCACAGAAAGAATACCAGAGGGAGGTGAGGACAGTAACTGCTGATTGGGAACGgtgcagggagagagaggacagagagggcgagaacaaaacacaaactgcagaaGAGAGAAGACACAAAGTTAAAGATGTGCAGCAGTGGCGTAAAAATGGGTGAAAAGCAtagacagtttttaaaaaatggacatAGCTTGTGAAACTGATGTAGAtgtacagtatcagtcaaaagtttggacactgactggtactgtatcttaaacctgcattctttgtaAAGGCCACCAGGGGGTGGTAATTGCAAAAAGTCTATGGAAAAAAAGCCATTGGCACCGACCTAAGTAAAAGGCTTTATTCATTAGTTTATGGGCAACATCACTCATTTTGgttcatactgaataaaaatattaagtaattttttttttttataaatgttagTCATTCTAAGATTCAGAAAGAAGCATTATCCAGGGtacatgctcattggctaacaacttgCAACTGACCAGACATTAGCCAATAAGCATGTGTTTGACACTCAGATGGACCCCTCACTCACTGCACCCAGTTTCAGTGATTTCCCCTCTGCTAACCATGTcttgctgtgtggtacagcTTGTCTGAGAAGTTCTCCAGTTAGCTGAGCGAAATTCTAGTATTTCATTAGTCTGTTGCTTAGCTTTAATTAGAAGGTATCTGGGTCTGTGCCTTGCATCTGTAGAGTTTATAAATGCAGTTTGCTAAACAAATGTACTTTTAGCTGATAACTTAATACTCCCACCGCTTGTCCAAGTTCAGACACTTTTGGCTCCAAAAAAGTAACATGGTGGCAGCCAGAAGGCTAACAGTGAGGCTTCAGAATGCCAGTGGGTAACGTCaaggtggctacatccatcttttttatacagtcAATGAAGAAATATAATCTCTTGTCCTGGCAgtaatctctgtgtgtgtgtgtgtgtgtgtgtgtgtgtgtatagtactatgcaaaagtattcagtcaccatctgtttctttagattttgcttccaaggagccagactttcagtaattttttaaagtagtcttgagcaagtttttttttttagacttttttgagggcctttcaaagtttttctctggacattggctgctttttcactcatttttagtcaAGTCCATCTACCATGAATCCAAAATGGGAGCTAGTTACAAAGacgaggggcctgaaagctgaaggctctgtctcccattctactcttaataTCCTAGGTACCagaagtaagccagcagtccgagagtgaagtgctctattggggtgatacggtactacgaggtctttaagataagatggggcctgattattcaagaccttgtatgtgaggagaagaatttaaaattttattctagatttaacagggagccaatgaagagaagccaatatgggagaaatctgctctctctttctagtccctgtcagtactctagctgcagcattttgaatcattgaaggcttttcagggagcttttaggacagcctgataataatgaattacaatagtccagcctagaagtaataaatgcatgaattagtttttcagcatcccTCTGAGAAAGgacatttctaattttagaaatattgtgcaaatggaaaaaaagcagtcctacatatttgtttaatatgtgcattgaaggacaaatcttGGTCAAAAAGgattccaagatttctcacagtgttactggaggccaaagtaatgctatccagagtaagtatctggttagacaccatgttcctaagatttgtggggccgagtacagtaaccttttatctgaatttagaagcaggaaattagaggtcatccaggccttaatgtctttaagacattcctgcagtttaactaattgatgtgcatcatctggcttcatagatagataaagctgagtatcatctgcataacaatgaaaattgatgcaatgcaagggaagcatgtattgtgtatagtgtaaataaaattggacctAGTACAGAAcactgtggaactccataattaaccttggCATGGGATGAAGACTCCcgatttacatgaacaaattggagtctattagataaatgtgcaaaaaacacACTtggtcccatttctttagttgaatctataaaaaaatgccaaagatgacAGTTAGACAGGCATAAAGTATTTTTGcaacaacaaggtgattcccaaagagctactagctgaaaacttggcatatatCCTGGTGTGTACTTGggagtggaggacaaaagaataaGGCCTGAAAATTATCCTCAGTAGATGAGCAGTATCTGAAAATTACGTCcttagcaggaaaaaaaaattagccaagatctgacacaggacctgagagatgcatctggcccttcgtTTGATCCATCTTCTGCTGAAGCCTCATAAGAAATTATCTCAGTGGAAAGGATGAGAAGCCATTTTTGAGGAatggaaacagggaggaaaagcTGAGCTAAATGCCAAGTTA
Proteins encoded:
- the cbr4 gene encoding carbonyl reductase family member 4; amino-acid sequence: MSRLAVVCGGSRGIGKAVSHLLAERGCRIAVVSRSEGIAQATVASLHGDDHMAFSCDISKEQEVQKTFETIQKTCGNISYLVNAAGINRDGLLVRTKPEDMVSLLHTNLLGSMLTCRAALRSMLHSQGAAIINIGSVVGLKGNSGQCVYSASKAGLEGFTRSLAKEVASRNIRVNLVAPGFIHTDMTAEMSEEAVKRSIPLGRFGEPEEVARAVLFLLESSYVTGEVLVVDGGLQLAM